One part of the Pecten maximus chromosome 1, xPecMax1.1, whole genome shotgun sequence genome encodes these proteins:
- the LOC117328099 gene encoding uncharacterized protein LOC117328099: MATFTSVYHSGVREDQYLGTWKIVECVSLAGTVDTTGIEGSEFHLDDSGDVSWKVADDVDAMPFFNSDTYEILFPPGKMNSVQLKFFGTLAEHVIEFNVEISDELMLLTCDRCCMLQCQKVSTDDTKGDCHYTFGRALEEGYFSDLVITAESGHQFQVHSLILGLSCPEMDWWHTPPPLTGLREDVLGTVLHYLYTECLPKGLSEETVKVCIKTVSRLQGMDNFVKLCNTFLKNTALRQQIVNLIGDMHTSADRIIEMFKCKKNPITPGTIPEDALAANPPRLCYVMKQAAREAAIASSKFVLLCDLFARRSGELPQEERHEIIRYARSRLPIFVKQLKEFFESFKYQMSFVGPNEKQEISTYILPEVETLCTMLTKFTEEFKAALDKAITKNISEKEKGEEKGEKHKHVKDVLGKTLRHVLHVRELKKLKHMHDTASKKFETAFEKLGRFNRKPNAEKIIRVSLIIDELKDREAPMLVGRVEQLALVLEEKFKWRQWKYLFKLGSSKVAWAVNKLCCYKATLASSIQQMVEMVHKDEFTASLTALSLYTADKSQDGETPSQQDRTNATYAHLSSVESLCVPPLARNSKLAKHSIDLLKKGQKTDMMFEIIIVHDVGDTVIDHTHGEPIARAESDRDVDIYEIPAHRVILASRCNWFCRALLSGMRESIDKKITVHDTNPEVFNLFLEYLYSGQVGVHGHTTEQLSDLLTLADRYEVDSLKLFCEHALQRHIDNDTAVYLFSLADQLQTKSLKERALSYMVDNPTLAEGEVYLELPQHLKDEVHSAILSGSSSKTRLPRIQHSDQAVVEMINEIDLNSGDDTSSSSSGDFQYEELDQDPGRMDRFVAELREVVGDEPSDEDLASLLLSADFDLNRAINFFYTS, from the exons ATGGCGACGTTCACGTCCGTGTACCACAGTGGAGTGCGAGAAGATCAGTATCTTGGTACATGGAAG ATTGTGGAATGCGTGTCTTTAGCGGGTACAGTGGACACGACCGGCATCGAAGG GTCCGAGTTCCACCTGGATGACAGCGGGGATGTATCTTGGAAAGTGGCAGATGATGTTGATGCCATGCCATTCTTTAACTCTGACACTTACGAG ATACTGTTCCCACCTGGGAAGATGAACTCTGTTCAGTTGAAATTTTTTGGAACTCTAGCCGAACATGTTATTGAGTTCAAT GTTGAGATTTCTGATGAGCTGATGTTACTGACATGTGACAGATGCTGTATGTTACAGTGTCAGAAG GTGTCCACAGATGATACCAAAGGTGATTGTCATTACACATTTGGGAGAGCTTTGGAGGAAGGCTACTTTTCTGATCTTGTCATTACAGCTGAATCGGGACATCAG TTCCAGGTACACTCTCTGATCCTGGGCCTGAGCTGCCCAGAAATGGACTGGTGGCACACACCCCCACCCCTGACAGGCCTTCGCGAGGATGTTCTGGGCACGGTGCTCCATTATCTCTACACGGAATGCCTCCCCAAGGGCCTCTCTGAAGAAACTGTTAAAGTCTGCATTAAAACTGTTAGCAGACTCCAAGGCATGGACAACTTTGTAAAACTGTGTAACACTTTCCTGAAAAATACTGCTCTTCGGCAAC AAATTGTGAATTTGATTGGAGACATGCACACATCAGCTGATCGTATCATTGAGATGTTTAAATGTAAGAAGAACCCCATCACACCTGGCACCATCCCTGAGGATGCACTCGCTGCCAACCCTCCCAGACTATGCTACGTGATGAAGCAGGCAGCGAGGGAAGCTGCTATAG CAAGTTCCAAGTTTGTTTTACTCTGTGACCTGTTCGCCAGGAGAAGTGGAGAGCTTCCTCAGGAAGAAAGGCATGAGATAATTCGCTATGCTAGGTCCAG ATTACCTATTTTTGTCAAACAGCTGAAAGAATTCTTTGAATCattcaaatatcaaatgtcATTTGTTGGACCAAATGAAAAACAAGAAATTTCCACATATATTTTACCGGAG GTAGAAACGTTATGCACCATGCTTACCAAGTTTACTGAAGAATTCAAAGCAGCTTTAGACAAAGCTATTACTAAaaatatttctgagaaagagaAGGGCGAGGAAAAAGGAGAGAAACACAAGCACGTCAAAGATGTGTTAGGTAAAACACTGAGACAT gttttacatgtgaggGAGTTAAAGAAGTTAAAACATATGCATGATACTGCATCCAAAAAGTTTGAAACAGCATTCGAAAAACT TGGCAGATTCAATAGGAAACCAAATGCTGAGAAGATCATTCGTGTGAGCCTTATTATAGATGAACTGAAGGATAGAGAG GCTCCCATGCTGGTAGGACGGGTGGAACAACTGGCACTTGTCCTAGAGGAGAAGTTCAAATGGCGACAGTGGAAGTACCTATTTAAACTTGGCTCGTCTAAAGTA GCCTGGGCGGTAAACAAACTGTGCTGTTACAAGGCCACCCTGGCCTCCTCCATACAACAGATGGTGGAGATGGTTCACAAGGATGAGTTCACAGCCTCTCTCACTGCCCTCAGTCTCTACACTGCAGACAAATCACAGGATGGTGAGACCCCAAGTCAACAGGACAGGACAAATGCCACATATGCCCAT TTAAGTTCAGTTGAATCCCTTTGTGTTCCACCACTGGCCAGAAACAGTAAACTGGCCAAGCACTCAATAGATTTGCTGAAGAAAGGCCAGAAGACAGATATGATGTTTGAGATCATTATTGTTCATG ATGTTGGAGACACAGTAATAGACCACACACATGGTGAGCCTATAGCTCGTGCTGAATCTGACAGAGATGTGGATATCTATGAGATTCCTGCTCACCGTGTGATTCTCGCCTCCAGATGTAACTGGTTCTGTAGGGCACTACTAAGTGGCATGAGGGAGTCTATAGACAA GAAGATAACAGTGCATGATACTAATCCTGAAGTGTTCAACTTGTTCCTGGAGTATCTTTATAGTGGTCAGGTAGGAGTGCACGGACACACCACAGAGCAGCTGTCCGACCTCCTCACCCTGGCAGACAGATACGAG GTGGACAGCCTGAAATTATTCTGCGAACATGCTTTACAAAGACACATAGATAATGACACTGCTGTTTACCTCTTCAGTCTAGCCGATCAGCTCCAGACGAAGTCATTAAAA GAGAGGGCATTGTCCTACATGGTGGACAACCCCACACTTGCTGAGGGCGAGGTGTACTTGGAGCTTCCTCAGCATCTAAAGGATGAGGTACACAGTGCCATTCTCAGTGGCAG TTCGTCCAAGACAAGGTTACCACGGATACAACATTCTGATCAGGCTGTGGTGGAAATGATTAACGAGATTGACCTCAACTCGGGG GATGATACTTCCTCCTCAAGCTCTGGAGACTTCCAGTATGAAGAGTTAGATCAGGATCCAGGGCGAATGGACCGGTTTGTTGCTGAGCTGAGAGAAGTGGTGGGAGATGAACCATCAGATGAAGACCTAGCATCATTATTGTTGTCAGCAGACTTTGATCTTAACAGAGCTATCAACTTCTTTTATACCAGCTGA